A single genomic interval of Tursiops truncatus isolate mTurTru1 chromosome 1, mTurTru1.mat.Y, whole genome shotgun sequence harbors:
- the KDM4A gene encoding lysine-specific demethylase 4A isoform X2 — translation MASESETLNPSARIMTFYPTMEEFRNFSRYIAYIESQGAHRAGLAKVVPPKEWKPRASYDDIDDLVIPAPIQQLVTGQSGLFTQYNIQKKAMTVREFRKIANSDKYCTPRYSEFEELERKYWKNLTFNPPIYGADVNGTLYEKHVDEWNIGRLKTILDLVEKESGITIEGVNTPYLYFGMWKTSFAWHTEDMDLYSINYLHFGEPKSWYSVPPEHGKRLERLAKGFFPGSAQSCEAFLRHKMTLISPLMLKKYGIPFDKCSCRKDMVKISMDVFVRKFQPERYKLWKAGKDSTVIDHTLPTPEAAEFLKESELAPRARKEEECPEEDDMEGVEDGEEGDLKRSLAKHRIGTKRHRVCLEIPQEVSQSELFPREELGSGQYDMAECQAALAPVRPTHSSVRQVEDSLTFPDYSDSTEVKFEELKNVKLEEEEEEEEEDQDQEAAALDLSVNPVSFGGRLVFSGSKKKSSSSLGSGSSRDSISSDSETSEPLSCRAPGQTGVLTVHSYAKGDDRVTAGESCTRKKGGATRSINERELAEVADEYMFSLEESKKSKGRRQPLSKLPRHHPLVLQDCVSDDDVSEQGTLEEEAEETEAWAKPLSQLWQNRPPNFEAEKEFNEAMAQQAPHCAVCMIFQTYHQVEFGSLSQNCGSAPDLAPQKQRTKPLIPEMCFTSTGCSTDINLSTPYLEEDGTSILVSCKKCSVRVHASCYGVPPAKASEDWMCSRCSANALEEDCCLCSLRGGALQRANDDRWVHVSCAVAILEARFVNIAERSPVDVSKIPLPRFKLKCVFCKKRRKRTAGCCVQCSHGRCPTAFHVSCAQAAGVMMQPDDWPFVVFITCFRHKIPNLERAKGALQSITAGQKVISKHKNGRFYQCEVVRLTTETFYEVNFDDGSFSDNLYPEDIVSQDCLQLGPPAEGEVVQVRWTDGQVYGAKFVASHPIQMYQVEFEDGSQLVVKRDDVYTLDEELPKRVKSRLSVASDMRFNEIFTEKEVKQEKKRQRVINSRYREDYIEPALYRAIME, via the exons atggCTTCTGAATCTGAAACCTTGAATCCCAGTGCTCGGATAATGACCTTTTACCCGACTATGGAGGAGTTCCGGAACTTCAGTCGTTATATTGCCTACATTGAATCCCAAGGAGCTCATCGGGCTGGGCTGGCTAAG GTTGTTCCTCCAAAGGAGTGGAAGCCACGAGCGTCCTATGATGATATTGATGACCTGGTCATTCCTGCCCCCATCCAGCAGCTAGTGACTGGGCAGTCTGGCCTTTTTACTCAGTACAACATACAGAAGAAAGCCATGACTGTTCGAGAGTTCCGCAAGATAGCCAATAGCGATAA gtaCTGTACCCCACGCTATAGTGAATTTGAAGAGCTTGAACGGAAATACTGGAAAAATCTCACATTCAATCCCCCAATCTATGGTGCAGATGTGAATGGCACTCTCTATGAAAAG CATGTTGATGAGTGGAATATTGGCCGCCTGAAAACAATCCTGGACTTGGTGGAAAAGGAGAGCGGGATCACCATTGAGGGGGTGAACACCCCATACCTGTACTTCGGCATGTGGAAGACATCCTTTGCCTGGCACACCGAAGACATGGACCTGTACAGCATCAATTACCTGCACTTCGGAGAACCCAAATCCTG GTACTCCGTCCCGCCTGAGCACGGAAAGCGGCTGGAGCGCCTGGCCAAAG GCTTTTTTCCGGGCAGTGCTCAAAGCTGTGAGGCTTTTCTCCGCCATAAGATGACCTTGATTTCGCCTTTAATGCTGAAGAAATACGGAATTCCCTTTGACAAG TGCTCCTGCAGAAAGGACATGGTGAAGATCTCCATGGACGTGTTTGTGAGGAAGTTCCAGCCAGAAAGGTACAAACTCTGGAAAGCTGGGAAGGACAGCACCGTCATTGACCACACTCTGCCCACGCCAGAAGCGGCCGAGTTTCTCAAGGAGAGTGAACTGGCCCCGAGAGCCCGGAAGGAGGAGGAGTGCCCGGAGGAGGATGACATGGAGGGGGTcgaggatggagaggagggtgACCTGAAGAGGAG CCTGGCCAAGCACCGTATCGGGACAAAGAGGCACCGAGTTTGTCTTGAAATCCCACAGGAGGTGAGTCAGAGCGAGCTCTTccccagggaggagctgggctcTGGACAGTACGATATGGCGGAGTGCCAGGCTGCCCTTGCTCCTGTGAGGCCCACCCACAGCTCCGTGCGCCAAGTTGAGGACAGTCTCACCTTCCCAG ATTATTCCGACTCCACCGAAGTCAAATTTGAAGAGCTTAAAAATGTCAagctggaagaggaggaggaggaggaggaggaggaccagGACCAGGAAGCGGCCGCCTTGGACCTTTCTGTGAATCCAGTTTCTTTTGGGGGTCGCCTCGTCTTCTCAGGCTCCAAAAAGAAGTCATCTTCCAGCCTGGGCTCTGGTTCTTCACGGGATTCTATTTCTTCTGATTCAGAAACCAGTGAGCCTCTGTCCTGCCGAGCCCCAGGGCAAACGGGAGTCCTCACTGTGCACAGCTACGCCAAAGGGGACGACAGGGTCACCGCAGGAGAGTCATGCACGAGGAAGAAAGGGGGCGCCACCAGAAGCATCAACGAGCGGGAGCTGGCCGAG GTTGCGGATGAATACATGTTTTCTCTGGAGGAGAGTAAGAAGTCCAAGGGCCGTCGTCAGCCCTTAAGCAAGCTCCCCCGCCATCACCCGCTCGTGTTGCAGGATTGCGTCAGCGATGATG ATGTATCAGAACAGGGGACCCTCGAGGAGGAGGCTGAGGAGACGGAGGCCTGGGCCAAGCCCCTGAGCCAGCTGTGGCAGAACCGACCTCCAAACTTTGAGGCCGAGAAGGAATTCAACGAGGCCATGGCCCAGCAGGCCCCTCATTGCGCCGTCTGCATGATCTTTCAGACTTACCATCAG GTGGAGTTCGGAAGCCTTAGTCAGAACTGCGGCAGTGCTCCAGATTTAGCGCCCCAGAAGCAGAGGACCAAGCCACTGATTCCAGAAATGTGCTTCACCTCGACTGGGTGTAGCACGGACATCAACCTGTCCACCCCTTACCTAGAGGAGGACGGCACCAGCATCCTAGTGTCCTGCAAGAAGTGCAGCGTCCGGGTCCATGCCA GTTGCTACGGGGTGCCCCCTGCAAAGGCTTCTGAAGACTGGATGTGTTCTCGGTGTTCGGCCAATGCCCTGGAAGAG GACTGCTGCTTGTGCTCATTACGAGGAGGAGCCCTGCAGAGAGCCAATGACGACAG GTGGGTCCATGTCTCGTGTGCGGTGGCGATTCTGGAAGCGAGATTTGTCAACATTGCAGAAAGAAGTCCAGTGGATGTGAGCAAAATTCCCCTGCCCCGCTTCAAACTG AAATGTGTCTTCTGTAAGAAACGGAGGAAAAGAACTGCTGGCTGCTGTGTGCAGTGTTCTCATGGCCGTTGCCCAACTGCCTTCCACGTGAGCTGTGCTCAGGCTGCAGGAGTGATGATGCAGCCAGATGACTGGCCTTTTGTTGTCTTTATTACCTGCTTTCGGCACAAGATCCCTAATTTGGAG CGTGCCAAGGGGGCCTTGCAGAGCATCACTGCGGGCCAGAAGGTCATTAGCAAGCACAAGAATGGGCGCTTctaccagtgtgaggtggtaagGCTCACCACGGAGACCTTCTATGAAGTCAACTTTGACGATGGCTCCTTCAGCGACAATCTCTATCCCGAGGACATAGTG AGTCAGGACTGTCTCCAGTTGGGTCCTCCTGCTGAAGGGGAAGTAGTCCAAGTGAGATGGACAGACGGCCAAGTCTATGGAGCCAAGTTTGTGGCCTCTCACCCCATCCAGATGTACCAG GTGGAGTTTGAGGATGGCTCACAGCTTGTGGTTAAGAGAGATGACGTGTACACGCTGGATGAAGAGCTTCCCAAGAGAGTCAAGTCTAGACTG TCAGTAGCCTCAGACATGCGCTTCAATGAGATTTTCACGGAGAAAGAGGTTAAGCAGGAAAAGAAACGGCAACGAGTTATCAACTCAAGATACCGGGAAGATTACATTGAGCCTGCACTATACCGGGCCATCATGGAGTAG
- the KDM4A gene encoding lysine-specific demethylase 4A isoform X3, whose protein sequence is MTVREFRKIANSDKYCTPRYSEFEELERKYWKNLTFNPPIYGADVNGTLYEKHVDEWNIGRLKTILDLVEKESGITIEGVNTPYLYFGMWKTSFAWHTEDMDLYSINYLHFGEPKSWYSVPPEHGKRLERLAKGFFPGSAQSCEAFLRHKMTLISPLMLKKYGIPFDKVTQEAGEFMITFPYGYHAGFNHGFNCAESTNFATRRWIEYGKQAVLCSCRKDMVKISMDVFVRKFQPERYKLWKAGKDSTVIDHTLPTPEAAEFLKESELAPRARKEEECPEEDDMEGVEDGEEGDLKRSLAKHRIGTKRHRVCLEIPQEVSQSELFPREELGSGQYDMAECQAALAPVRPTHSSVRQVEDSLTFPDYSDSTEVKFEELKNVKLEEEEEEEEEDQDQEAAALDLSVNPVSFGGRLVFSGSKKKSSSSLGSGSSRDSISSDSETSEPLSCRAPGQTGVLTVHSYAKGDDRVTAGESCTRKKGGATRSINERELAEVADEYMFSLEESKKSKGRRQPLSKLPRHHPLVLQDCVSDDDVSEQGTLEEEAEETEAWAKPLSQLWQNRPPNFEAEKEFNEAMAQQAPHCAVCMIFQTYHQVEFGSLSQNCGSAPDLAPQKQRTKPLIPEMCFTSTGCSTDINLSTPYLEEDGTSILVSCKKCSVRVHASCYGVPPAKASEDWMCSRCSANALEEDCCLCSLRGGALQRANDDRWVHVSCAVAILEARFVNIAERSPVDVSKIPLPRFKLKCVFCKKRRKRTAGCCVQCSHGRCPTAFHVSCAQAAGVMMQPDDWPFVVFITCFRHKIPNLERAKGALQSITAGQKVISKHKNGRFYQCEVVRLTTETFYEVNFDDGSFSDNLYPEDIVSQDCLQLGPPAEGEVVQVRWTDGQVYGAKFVASHPIQMYQVEFEDGSQLVVKRDDVYTLDEELPKRVKSRLSVASDMRFNEIFTEKEVKQEKKRQRVINSRYREDYIEPALYRAIME, encoded by the exons ATGACTGTTCGAGAGTTCCGCAAGATAGCCAATAGCGATAA gtaCTGTACCCCACGCTATAGTGAATTTGAAGAGCTTGAACGGAAATACTGGAAAAATCTCACATTCAATCCCCCAATCTATGGTGCAGATGTGAATGGCACTCTCTATGAAAAG CATGTTGATGAGTGGAATATTGGCCGCCTGAAAACAATCCTGGACTTGGTGGAAAAGGAGAGCGGGATCACCATTGAGGGGGTGAACACCCCATACCTGTACTTCGGCATGTGGAAGACATCCTTTGCCTGGCACACCGAAGACATGGACCTGTACAGCATCAATTACCTGCACTTCGGAGAACCCAAATCCTG GTACTCCGTCCCGCCTGAGCACGGAAAGCGGCTGGAGCGCCTGGCCAAAG GCTTTTTTCCGGGCAGTGCTCAAAGCTGTGAGGCTTTTCTCCGCCATAAGATGACCTTGATTTCGCCTTTAATGCTGAAGAAATACGGAATTCCCTTTGACAAG GTGACTCAGGAAGCTGGAGAATTTATGATCACTTTCCCTTACGGGTACCATGCCGGCTTTAACCATGGCTTCAACTGTGCTGAGTCCACTAATTTTGCTACCCGGCGGTGGATCGAGTATGGCAAACAAGCTGTGCTG TGCTCCTGCAGAAAGGACATGGTGAAGATCTCCATGGACGTGTTTGTGAGGAAGTTCCAGCCAGAAAGGTACAAACTCTGGAAAGCTGGGAAGGACAGCACCGTCATTGACCACACTCTGCCCACGCCAGAAGCGGCCGAGTTTCTCAAGGAGAGTGAACTGGCCCCGAGAGCCCGGAAGGAGGAGGAGTGCCCGGAGGAGGATGACATGGAGGGGGTcgaggatggagaggagggtgACCTGAAGAGGAG CCTGGCCAAGCACCGTATCGGGACAAAGAGGCACCGAGTTTGTCTTGAAATCCCACAGGAGGTGAGTCAGAGCGAGCTCTTccccagggaggagctgggctcTGGACAGTACGATATGGCGGAGTGCCAGGCTGCCCTTGCTCCTGTGAGGCCCACCCACAGCTCCGTGCGCCAAGTTGAGGACAGTCTCACCTTCCCAG ATTATTCCGACTCCACCGAAGTCAAATTTGAAGAGCTTAAAAATGTCAagctggaagaggaggaggaggaggaggaggaggaccagGACCAGGAAGCGGCCGCCTTGGACCTTTCTGTGAATCCAGTTTCTTTTGGGGGTCGCCTCGTCTTCTCAGGCTCCAAAAAGAAGTCATCTTCCAGCCTGGGCTCTGGTTCTTCACGGGATTCTATTTCTTCTGATTCAGAAACCAGTGAGCCTCTGTCCTGCCGAGCCCCAGGGCAAACGGGAGTCCTCACTGTGCACAGCTACGCCAAAGGGGACGACAGGGTCACCGCAGGAGAGTCATGCACGAGGAAGAAAGGGGGCGCCACCAGAAGCATCAACGAGCGGGAGCTGGCCGAG GTTGCGGATGAATACATGTTTTCTCTGGAGGAGAGTAAGAAGTCCAAGGGCCGTCGTCAGCCCTTAAGCAAGCTCCCCCGCCATCACCCGCTCGTGTTGCAGGATTGCGTCAGCGATGATG ATGTATCAGAACAGGGGACCCTCGAGGAGGAGGCTGAGGAGACGGAGGCCTGGGCCAAGCCCCTGAGCCAGCTGTGGCAGAACCGACCTCCAAACTTTGAGGCCGAGAAGGAATTCAACGAGGCCATGGCCCAGCAGGCCCCTCATTGCGCCGTCTGCATGATCTTTCAGACTTACCATCAG GTGGAGTTCGGAAGCCTTAGTCAGAACTGCGGCAGTGCTCCAGATTTAGCGCCCCAGAAGCAGAGGACCAAGCCACTGATTCCAGAAATGTGCTTCACCTCGACTGGGTGTAGCACGGACATCAACCTGTCCACCCCTTACCTAGAGGAGGACGGCACCAGCATCCTAGTGTCCTGCAAGAAGTGCAGCGTCCGGGTCCATGCCA GTTGCTACGGGGTGCCCCCTGCAAAGGCTTCTGAAGACTGGATGTGTTCTCGGTGTTCGGCCAATGCCCTGGAAGAG GACTGCTGCTTGTGCTCATTACGAGGAGGAGCCCTGCAGAGAGCCAATGACGACAG GTGGGTCCATGTCTCGTGTGCGGTGGCGATTCTGGAAGCGAGATTTGTCAACATTGCAGAAAGAAGTCCAGTGGATGTGAGCAAAATTCCCCTGCCCCGCTTCAAACTG AAATGTGTCTTCTGTAAGAAACGGAGGAAAAGAACTGCTGGCTGCTGTGTGCAGTGTTCTCATGGCCGTTGCCCAACTGCCTTCCACGTGAGCTGTGCTCAGGCTGCAGGAGTGATGATGCAGCCAGATGACTGGCCTTTTGTTGTCTTTATTACCTGCTTTCGGCACAAGATCCCTAATTTGGAG CGTGCCAAGGGGGCCTTGCAGAGCATCACTGCGGGCCAGAAGGTCATTAGCAAGCACAAGAATGGGCGCTTctaccagtgtgaggtggtaagGCTCACCACGGAGACCTTCTATGAAGTCAACTTTGACGATGGCTCCTTCAGCGACAATCTCTATCCCGAGGACATAGTG AGTCAGGACTGTCTCCAGTTGGGTCCTCCTGCTGAAGGGGAAGTAGTCCAAGTGAGATGGACAGACGGCCAAGTCTATGGAGCCAAGTTTGTGGCCTCTCACCCCATCCAGATGTACCAG GTGGAGTTTGAGGATGGCTCACAGCTTGTGGTTAAGAGAGATGACGTGTACACGCTGGATGAAGAGCTTCCCAAGAGAGTCAAGTCTAGACTG TCAGTAGCCTCAGACATGCGCTTCAATGAGATTTTCACGGAGAAAGAGGTTAAGCAGGAAAAGAAACGGCAACGAGTTATCAACTCAAGATACCGGGAAGATTACATTGAGCCTGCACTATACCGGGCCATCATGGAGTAG
- the KDM4A gene encoding lysine-specific demethylase 4A isoform X1 has protein sequence MASESETLNPSARIMTFYPTMEEFRNFSRYIAYIESQGAHRAGLAKVVPPKEWKPRASYDDIDDLVIPAPIQQLVTGQSGLFTQYNIQKKAMTVREFRKIANSDKYCTPRYSEFEELERKYWKNLTFNPPIYGADVNGTLYEKHVDEWNIGRLKTILDLVEKESGITIEGVNTPYLYFGMWKTSFAWHTEDMDLYSINYLHFGEPKSWYSVPPEHGKRLERLAKGFFPGSAQSCEAFLRHKMTLISPLMLKKYGIPFDKVTQEAGEFMITFPYGYHAGFNHGFNCAESTNFATRRWIEYGKQAVLCSCRKDMVKISMDVFVRKFQPERYKLWKAGKDSTVIDHTLPTPEAAEFLKESELAPRARKEEECPEEDDMEGVEDGEEGDLKRSLAKHRIGTKRHRVCLEIPQEVSQSELFPREELGSGQYDMAECQAALAPVRPTHSSVRQVEDSLTFPDYSDSTEVKFEELKNVKLEEEEEEEEEDQDQEAAALDLSVNPVSFGGRLVFSGSKKKSSSSLGSGSSRDSISSDSETSEPLSCRAPGQTGVLTVHSYAKGDDRVTAGESCTRKKGGATRSINERELAEVADEYMFSLEESKKSKGRRQPLSKLPRHHPLVLQDCVSDDDVSEQGTLEEEAEETEAWAKPLSQLWQNRPPNFEAEKEFNEAMAQQAPHCAVCMIFQTYHQVEFGSLSQNCGSAPDLAPQKQRTKPLIPEMCFTSTGCSTDINLSTPYLEEDGTSILVSCKKCSVRVHASCYGVPPAKASEDWMCSRCSANALEEDCCLCSLRGGALQRANDDRWVHVSCAVAILEARFVNIAERSPVDVSKIPLPRFKLKCVFCKKRRKRTAGCCVQCSHGRCPTAFHVSCAQAAGVMMQPDDWPFVVFITCFRHKIPNLERAKGALQSITAGQKVISKHKNGRFYQCEVVRLTTETFYEVNFDDGSFSDNLYPEDIVSQDCLQLGPPAEGEVVQVRWTDGQVYGAKFVASHPIQMYQVEFEDGSQLVVKRDDVYTLDEELPKRVKSRLSVASDMRFNEIFTEKEVKQEKKRQRVINSRYREDYIEPALYRAIME, from the exons atggCTTCTGAATCTGAAACCTTGAATCCCAGTGCTCGGATAATGACCTTTTACCCGACTATGGAGGAGTTCCGGAACTTCAGTCGTTATATTGCCTACATTGAATCCCAAGGAGCTCATCGGGCTGGGCTGGCTAAG GTTGTTCCTCCAAAGGAGTGGAAGCCACGAGCGTCCTATGATGATATTGATGACCTGGTCATTCCTGCCCCCATCCAGCAGCTAGTGACTGGGCAGTCTGGCCTTTTTACTCAGTACAACATACAGAAGAAAGCCATGACTGTTCGAGAGTTCCGCAAGATAGCCAATAGCGATAA gtaCTGTACCCCACGCTATAGTGAATTTGAAGAGCTTGAACGGAAATACTGGAAAAATCTCACATTCAATCCCCCAATCTATGGTGCAGATGTGAATGGCACTCTCTATGAAAAG CATGTTGATGAGTGGAATATTGGCCGCCTGAAAACAATCCTGGACTTGGTGGAAAAGGAGAGCGGGATCACCATTGAGGGGGTGAACACCCCATACCTGTACTTCGGCATGTGGAAGACATCCTTTGCCTGGCACACCGAAGACATGGACCTGTACAGCATCAATTACCTGCACTTCGGAGAACCCAAATCCTG GTACTCCGTCCCGCCTGAGCACGGAAAGCGGCTGGAGCGCCTGGCCAAAG GCTTTTTTCCGGGCAGTGCTCAAAGCTGTGAGGCTTTTCTCCGCCATAAGATGACCTTGATTTCGCCTTTAATGCTGAAGAAATACGGAATTCCCTTTGACAAG GTGACTCAGGAAGCTGGAGAATTTATGATCACTTTCCCTTACGGGTACCATGCCGGCTTTAACCATGGCTTCAACTGTGCTGAGTCCACTAATTTTGCTACCCGGCGGTGGATCGAGTATGGCAAACAAGCTGTGCTG TGCTCCTGCAGAAAGGACATGGTGAAGATCTCCATGGACGTGTTTGTGAGGAAGTTCCAGCCAGAAAGGTACAAACTCTGGAAAGCTGGGAAGGACAGCACCGTCATTGACCACACTCTGCCCACGCCAGAAGCGGCCGAGTTTCTCAAGGAGAGTGAACTGGCCCCGAGAGCCCGGAAGGAGGAGGAGTGCCCGGAGGAGGATGACATGGAGGGGGTcgaggatggagaggagggtgACCTGAAGAGGAG CCTGGCCAAGCACCGTATCGGGACAAAGAGGCACCGAGTTTGTCTTGAAATCCCACAGGAGGTGAGTCAGAGCGAGCTCTTccccagggaggagctgggctcTGGACAGTACGATATGGCGGAGTGCCAGGCTGCCCTTGCTCCTGTGAGGCCCACCCACAGCTCCGTGCGCCAAGTTGAGGACAGTCTCACCTTCCCAG ATTATTCCGACTCCACCGAAGTCAAATTTGAAGAGCTTAAAAATGTCAagctggaagaggaggaggaggaggaggaggaggaccagGACCAGGAAGCGGCCGCCTTGGACCTTTCTGTGAATCCAGTTTCTTTTGGGGGTCGCCTCGTCTTCTCAGGCTCCAAAAAGAAGTCATCTTCCAGCCTGGGCTCTGGTTCTTCACGGGATTCTATTTCTTCTGATTCAGAAACCAGTGAGCCTCTGTCCTGCCGAGCCCCAGGGCAAACGGGAGTCCTCACTGTGCACAGCTACGCCAAAGGGGACGACAGGGTCACCGCAGGAGAGTCATGCACGAGGAAGAAAGGGGGCGCCACCAGAAGCATCAACGAGCGGGAGCTGGCCGAG GTTGCGGATGAATACATGTTTTCTCTGGAGGAGAGTAAGAAGTCCAAGGGCCGTCGTCAGCCCTTAAGCAAGCTCCCCCGCCATCACCCGCTCGTGTTGCAGGATTGCGTCAGCGATGATG ATGTATCAGAACAGGGGACCCTCGAGGAGGAGGCTGAGGAGACGGAGGCCTGGGCCAAGCCCCTGAGCCAGCTGTGGCAGAACCGACCTCCAAACTTTGAGGCCGAGAAGGAATTCAACGAGGCCATGGCCCAGCAGGCCCCTCATTGCGCCGTCTGCATGATCTTTCAGACTTACCATCAG GTGGAGTTCGGAAGCCTTAGTCAGAACTGCGGCAGTGCTCCAGATTTAGCGCCCCAGAAGCAGAGGACCAAGCCACTGATTCCAGAAATGTGCTTCACCTCGACTGGGTGTAGCACGGACATCAACCTGTCCACCCCTTACCTAGAGGAGGACGGCACCAGCATCCTAGTGTCCTGCAAGAAGTGCAGCGTCCGGGTCCATGCCA GTTGCTACGGGGTGCCCCCTGCAAAGGCTTCTGAAGACTGGATGTGTTCTCGGTGTTCGGCCAATGCCCTGGAAGAG GACTGCTGCTTGTGCTCATTACGAGGAGGAGCCCTGCAGAGAGCCAATGACGACAG GTGGGTCCATGTCTCGTGTGCGGTGGCGATTCTGGAAGCGAGATTTGTCAACATTGCAGAAAGAAGTCCAGTGGATGTGAGCAAAATTCCCCTGCCCCGCTTCAAACTG AAATGTGTCTTCTGTAAGAAACGGAGGAAAAGAACTGCTGGCTGCTGTGTGCAGTGTTCTCATGGCCGTTGCCCAACTGCCTTCCACGTGAGCTGTGCTCAGGCTGCAGGAGTGATGATGCAGCCAGATGACTGGCCTTTTGTTGTCTTTATTACCTGCTTTCGGCACAAGATCCCTAATTTGGAG CGTGCCAAGGGGGCCTTGCAGAGCATCACTGCGGGCCAGAAGGTCATTAGCAAGCACAAGAATGGGCGCTTctaccagtgtgaggtggtaagGCTCACCACGGAGACCTTCTATGAAGTCAACTTTGACGATGGCTCCTTCAGCGACAATCTCTATCCCGAGGACATAGTG AGTCAGGACTGTCTCCAGTTGGGTCCTCCTGCTGAAGGGGAAGTAGTCCAAGTGAGATGGACAGACGGCCAAGTCTATGGAGCCAAGTTTGTGGCCTCTCACCCCATCCAGATGTACCAG GTGGAGTTTGAGGATGGCTCACAGCTTGTGGTTAAGAGAGATGACGTGTACACGCTGGATGAAGAGCTTCCCAAGAGAGTCAAGTCTAGACTG TCAGTAGCCTCAGACATGCGCTTCAATGAGATTTTCACGGAGAAAGAGGTTAAGCAGGAAAAGAAACGGCAACGAGTTATCAACTCAAGATACCGGGAAGATTACATTGAGCCTGCACTATACCGGGCCATCATGGAGTAG
- the KDM4A gene encoding lysine-specific demethylase 4A isoform X4: protein MASESETLNPSARIMTFYPTMEEFRNFSRYIAYIESQGAHRAGLAKVVPPKEWKPRASYDDIDDLVIPAPIQQLVTGQSGLFTQYNIQKKAMTVREFRKIANSDKYCTPRYSEFEELERKYWKNLTFNPPIYGADVNGTLYEKHVDEWNIGRLKTILDLVEKESGITIEGVNTPYLYFGMWKTSFAWHTEDMDLYSINYLHFGEPKSWYSVPPEHGKRLERLAKGFFPGSAQSCEAFLRHKMTLISPLMLKKYGIPFDKVTQEAGEFMITFPYGYHAGFNHGFNCAESTNFATRRWIEYGKQAVLGSSRAGRLAGSRLAPVVLAWIDSRGKVDVDHPGSNAEPHL from the exons atggCTTCTGAATCTGAAACCTTGAATCCCAGTGCTCGGATAATGACCTTTTACCCGACTATGGAGGAGTTCCGGAACTTCAGTCGTTATATTGCCTACATTGAATCCCAAGGAGCTCATCGGGCTGGGCTGGCTAAG GTTGTTCCTCCAAAGGAGTGGAAGCCACGAGCGTCCTATGATGATATTGATGACCTGGTCATTCCTGCCCCCATCCAGCAGCTAGTGACTGGGCAGTCTGGCCTTTTTACTCAGTACAACATACAGAAGAAAGCCATGACTGTTCGAGAGTTCCGCAAGATAGCCAATAGCGATAA gtaCTGTACCCCACGCTATAGTGAATTTGAAGAGCTTGAACGGAAATACTGGAAAAATCTCACATTCAATCCCCCAATCTATGGTGCAGATGTGAATGGCACTCTCTATGAAAAG CATGTTGATGAGTGGAATATTGGCCGCCTGAAAACAATCCTGGACTTGGTGGAAAAGGAGAGCGGGATCACCATTGAGGGGGTGAACACCCCATACCTGTACTTCGGCATGTGGAAGACATCCTTTGCCTGGCACACCGAAGACATGGACCTGTACAGCATCAATTACCTGCACTTCGGAGAACCCAAATCCTG GTACTCCGTCCCGCCTGAGCACGGAAAGCGGCTGGAGCGCCTGGCCAAAG GCTTTTTTCCGGGCAGTGCTCAAAGCTGTGAGGCTTTTCTCCGCCATAAGATGACCTTGATTTCGCCTTTAATGCTGAAGAAATACGGAATTCCCTTTGACAAG GTGACTCAGGAAGCTGGAGAATTTATGATCACTTTCCCTTACGGGTACCATGCCGGCTTTAACCATGGCTTCAACTGTGCTGAGTCCACTAATTTTGCTACCCGGCGGTGGATCGAGTATGGCAAACAAGCTGTGCTG GGAAGCAGCAGGGCTGGACGTTTGGCTGGGAGTAGACTCGCTCCTGTGGTCCTGGCTTGGATAGACAGCAGAGGGAAGGTGGACGTTGACCATCCAGGGTCTAACGCTGAGCCTCATCTCTAA